Part of the Musa acuminata AAA Group cultivar baxijiao chromosome BXJ3-10, Cavendish_Baxijiao_AAA, whole genome shotgun sequence genome, TAAATGGTTTCACAATAAACATTACTTATCCTTGCGGAACTAAGTTATCAAAGCATTAAGCTCGAAATCGTAGTTAGTTTCTTCAAGCGCTAATCCTTTCTGGAGGGCATCCAGTCACAGATCCATTCCGACCCATTGATCATTAGCGACAACCTTTGCACATTTAATTTCCAAATAAGCTTCATTCCCTAACAGTACCAACTCATACAAAATCATAAATCCTTAGATTCTTGTAATATAGCATAACAATAACTTCTGTGGCGACCTCCATTCCCTAGCTAATGTCAACTATGAGTCAAAATTTAACACAAAATTAAGAAACGTCAAGTTGCAGTATGTTTCCAATTCACTGAGTAACACAAAAGCTTCAACATATCCCCGACAAAACCAACAAACTCTTTGGAAGTCATTTCTGTGTGTGATGAAATGGGTTCAAATTGCAGTAAAAAGTGAAGCAACAAACGAATTGTCAGTTGAGAGAAGTCAATGAAGTATACCTTCACGATGACGTCTGGTTTGTAGGGCCGTGCAGCTCCCCAAATGATGAGAGAAAAGACAGTGAACAGCAGGATGAAGCTGAGGAGCGCAAGGATGATCTGGCAACGGCGTGACAGTCCCTTGTCGTCATCGAGGTCATCATACGACCCTTCTTCCTGTATCACATCGCACTCGGGCCAACCCTTCTCGTTCACTCTCTTCCTATACCCCTTTCGGCCCGACGAGGACCGGAAGGGCCCGGAGAACCGGCTCGCCGACGAGGTCCGCGAGTGGCGCCCCAAGGAAGGGTGAGAAGGGGACTCCATGGGGCTGTTGTACACGGGGGTTGCCTGCATCGACGATGACTTGTCGCCATCGTGAGAGTCCCGGGACGGGCTCTGCACGTAGTAGGTCGCCCTCTTTGGCGATCGAGGCGGCGACGATGGGGCCAAGCTGGTAACATCTGATTCGGACTTGGCGTGCATCATCTTGATCAAGAATTACTGAATCCGGCGAAACTAGCCAAGATTCTGATCGAAATCGCAAGAACTGATGAATTGATGAGCCGAGGAAATATTAACAGTACAATCAAACACAGTCTCCACAAAGTGTTGACTCGAAAATGAGAAAAACTCAAGAATTGCTGATAAATTCGTCAGAGCAGCAGATAAATCATCTAGCACTTCTGGTTGACTAAAAAACCCTACAGAAAAATCACATTTTTCTGAACTTTCGTGAGAACAAACCGGAAAAGGAAGGAGAAAATGATCAGGAAAACGCTGATTTCTTACGCAATTTGGGAAATCCGCTCGAGGACGCGAACGTACGAGAAACGAGGGTTGAGAAGGGAAAGCTGCGAGCGACCAAAGTAAAGAGCTCTCTCTCCCTACTGCTGCTACTAAAAGAGAGCAACCGACGAGTGAAGGCAGAGGCTTAGGTGCCGAAAGATCCGGAGTTTGCCCTcaagcacacgcagaacaatcTAGCGGAGAATGTTACAGATGGGACCCAAAGCCATCCATCGACATCATGACACATCAGATTATAACGTGATTTGCTGTTAATGTGAGATAGCTGATTCATGAAGCAGGCAGTGGTTGAGAATAACAAGTGTCGGCAGAATACTCTCTTTGCTCGTGTTTCCTTCTGCTGCCCCTTCGTTGGCTTCTTctaccaaatatgataatttaatGGAGAAGGCAGCTTCAATGATGAGTCCAAATAGATGCATGTGTGGATTTGGTGGAAAGTAGGTGATCATTGGGACATCGTGAACGGTGTAATAATATGTTCATTTAAGCACTGTGGATGTAATTTAATATAGAATATGAATCTAAAATGCTTAACTAATTATCGATTTACATAATGCAATTAATCTCTACGGTTAACATTTATGCTATGGATGTGCTAATCAAGAGATTTGAATAAAGTTAATGGTTGATAACAAGAAAAAGTTGATGTAGCTGATCTTAAATAATTGAAAATTATGATTTGCTAATGAAGATGTTACTGTGCAGGTTACTACTGTATGCAGCTGAAAGTTGAAGTAGATCAAGTTTGCTCTGCTTGACACTGTGATGGAACTATCCACCACTCTTTTGGTGGACCTAAAACGTTTAATGAGGTTAGTTAGCTATGTTGGTGGTGAAGGCCTCCAATGGTTTTGTAAAGCTGAAAAGTTCTTCTCATTAGTACCTTGCAATGTGCCAACTGCTGCAGACGGCATTGACAACTGCGGTTAAATTTCAAGATGGCATCGTGATCTTTACATGGCATGAAATATGAGCCCACATCTGCTCAATTAATCAGAAGAAGATTACAAGTATCTGCTATGGATTTTATATCCACTATGGCAATGGTACAGAAATGTCAGCAATGGTCTATGTTTAACCGACTCAGTTCATTTTTCTCACAGGTATAGGGACACAAGCAAAACCTTGGAAGAAATTAAGATTAAggatgaaaacaagaaagatgtAAATGCCTAACAAGAAAGATGTAAATGCCTACAGAAGACAATAGGTTTCTTATTGTTTCAAATATCATTCTGATAAGGATTAGAGTGAAATCAGGAACCAAAGCAGAATAGATTCACCAGTATTTTCAATATCATGCCAACTGAGAGAGCAGAAGAATTACCATGAATTATCGAGCTAAAAGTGATAGCTGAGATGAAAAAGAAACCGCAACCACTCGATGAAGAAGTCCTTGTTACTTGGAAAATCTAGAACCAGCATTCCTAGATGGCAATAACATTGCTACATGGAGAGTTTGCCAGATCAATTTGGGGGAGTTCACAGATGATGCAGTTCCTGCCCATGTGCACTTGACctgagaaagaagaaggaagaaaacagATGTCAATATTTTTATGTGGACCACTGGGAGATCAGTAAGCTGGAGACAAGGAACACGGTGTTCAAAGAGGACATGTCAACTACTGCCTTCAAATGATGAAGGCTTACAGCAGGCACTGACCATGACACACTACCTTCCATGAAATACGAGGAATTGTACCTGGATTTTACTCGGGACCACCTGAGTTGCATATACCTGTAAGAATTGTAGGCTCATTTAAATGCATGATATGCAAACAATAGTCACCACCACAATAAACAGGCCTTATACAAATATATGACAGCAAGTGCAGCAAATTTCCTGGTACTGGAAACAACATGTAGTCTTTGCAAACCTACAATCCTGAGTAAATGTTTCACTCACCATAGAATTCCTTCTGTGTCTGACTGAGGGTAGCACAAACCAGTCTTAGGGGTTAAGGCCCATTATCCAAAGGAAGCCCATAATAGTCCCTTGCCTGGCTGGGCAGCCCAGACACATTATGAGCCCTAACGATGAGCAAAGAGCATTCCTTCAGCCTGAAAGCCATGTTTTGATCTTTAGCAGGCAAAAAGGTCAGAAAGAGTACAGGTAGAAGCTGGAACCTGGGAAGAATGGAGACAAGTGATCCCTTTCTTCTTCAACCAAATTTGCAGATACTAATCAGAACTTCCATGCCAAATCAATACCTTATTTTTCTTGTCCCTGAACTCTGGCTCGTCAGTCTGGTTATTCTCAAGTAAATTACCCAGCCTGGCTTTGTTTCCAAGCTTGGTTTCTGATAAAAGTCAATAAGGATATCTTCTTCTGCTTACAACAATTTCAAGTTCCAGAGAAACACCAACATCTGCACCAGAAGGTCCATGATTAACAATctgttcaaacaaataaggtatactCTTTCATATCATGATATACATCTATCCCACTTTCTATAAAATTAGTTCCCTCCTTGAGCTGCTTCTTCTCTATCAAAGATTGGATATTTTTTAGACAATATCCGACTAAACTGCTCCTCTCTTTTAGCCTGTTCTGAGTAAAAGTTTCATCTGCATGagcagtaaatgacaataattagTAGTTTTTCGAAATGGTCTCACCAATGTCATTGCAACTTTGTGCTTTATCAAGGATAACAATGTACTGGACATCTCTTGTAACCTAAAAAACTCAACACGAAAAGCTAATTGACAGAAAGCATAGATCTGATTGCACATTCAAGTATAAAATTAActttttacaattttttttaagaaaaaagcaGTATATGCTAACTGCCGGCACTATGGTAGGGAAAAAAGGTAAACCAAAAAAGATGAGTTGACTGAATTAATGACACTAGCATTTGATTGAATAAAATACTTGTAATTTCATAACCtagacatggtttcaaaatattgtcGCTGTTGTCTATTGGtatgatcaaagaataaaaacaaagatTTCAATAATGACATGCAACTGCTTCTAAATTTATGTAACAATTCAATAAGAACAGCTTCATATTCGCAAATTTTGTTTAAATGGTTGCAGTTGAATTCCTTCAATCTCATTCATGGGGTGAGATATTCCGGTTTAAGATTTTTACACCAAGTTATGGCTTATGACAATGTGATATGGCTCAGCACATGCCATGCCAATGTCATGAACTGATACGGTCAATATATTGGCCTAGGTTAGTAGTAGTAGGTCCATCTATTCTCATATACCAAACTAATCCATCATTTTGTTCTAATCTGAGGCTAGTTGTAGTATAGAGCTTAAGGGGCTATAAGCAAGCCCCACAGCATAGCATGCTAATCCTTGCTCTTGAAATGTGGAAAGTTTATTTAAATTCccaataagcattatatcaagaaGTGAAGAAGCATTTTCTAAAAACATCCTGGATTTTCAGCTAGTTGGATACTGCAACTtgtgtttcatttgaaacaatttatTGAAGAAGGTAATAACCAGCTTTCTGTTGTAGAAAGGAAAAAGCTAACTGGTTCCAGAGCTAAATGAGTGATATCAAAGATGCCAGCAATATTGAGTTTGTGACTGCAGTTGGAGCAGCTGCACATGCTGTTACTTtgcaggaggaagaagaagatttattGAACCAAAACAAGACAATTGATCAATTGATGCACCCGACAGCCAAAGTTAAAAGCGAAAGAGAAGATAGCATGAACAAGCCAACTGATTCCAGCAGATTATCCAGATGGTTTGAGGCAAAAGCTGGAAGACAATCAGGTACATTTCTGTTATATTCCCTTCTGTAGTTCCTAAATTACCAAAAAAAGCCGAATCATTGAGGTCATCATCAATTACAGATAGATAAGAAAGTTTAATATGATTTTGCATCACTTTTCGTATGATCAACGATACAGGAACACCTTCAAGCATCAGATCCAACACCCAAAAGAGTTTATAAAGGAAATAAGAACACACTTAGTTGTAGATGATACTTAAATCAAAATGGCAGTAATAATCAAACAGAAGATGTTGGAAGAATCTGGTCCTGATGACAGACAATCACGAAATGCAAAGGTCATCAGTCTTCCCATTAAAATCAACAACTTTCTCTGATAAGTATCAAATGATGCAGGTAGTAGTAGATTTGAACGTGGACAAAGGCAGACAGGCCGACAAAACCCATCCACCACCAAACCTACAGCATCGTTTTCCAAAAAAGAAAACGGAGGCAAGAGAACAACTGACTCCACTAGGATGGAAACAAAAGTGGATGCATGGGAAAGAGCAAAGATggataaaataagaaaaaggtaATTATAGCTTAGCCATCTGATGTATCAAAAGGTTTCAGCAGCAGCAAGTTTTTCTGCTTAATCTACTTCTACCAAACTGAAACATTTTTCAGGTATGACAAGATGAAGTCCATTATTCTGGAATGGCAGAATGAGAAGAAGCTAAAAGCCAAACGCCGAATGGAACGAAAAGAGGTGTACAATAACCGACTCTCGTAGACATGATGATGCACTAGTttcaattttctccttttttttattttgtcctATTTAGAGCCTTGGCCACCCCAACTTAAAACCAACCTCTCTGTTGGAAACATAATCTTGCTAAGGCCTCTGAACTGCAAGAAGCAATAGAAACTGCCATCAAATGCAGTTCCTCAATCCAAAACAAGCAACTCTTACAAGTCAATTGGAAACTTAGATCAGAAGATTCTGAAACACTTGGGTAATTCAGCCCCTATATCAGGTAGGCAAAGCTCCAGTTTGCACATCACCAGCTTCTAAAGCAGCATTGGCAGTATGCTCCCGACTAACTAATTACACATTCAAATAAGCACAACTCTCTTGACATCTCTTATAATCAATCAACTAGCATCCTGTTGCATTTTATATACAGCAAAAGGCAACAGAAAAAAATCAGCACTTCATATCCTCAAAAAGTTAGCTCATTACTTTATTTGAAAGCTAAGAACTGCTTTTCCATCAAAGGATTTGTTAATTGCAATTACCCTGTCACAACTTATATTTGAAATCAAATTTGTAAAAAAATCTTACCCAGGCAATTTACTAAATATTTCTTTTCACTAAAAAAGGCAAATGTCAGTCTTACATCCCAACGTAGACATGTAGACAATGATATGCTACTGCGACATGGAATCCTACTATCTAAGCTTATTTTATACTTAATAAAGGAAATCTTGttgcaagaaaaaaaatttggCCATGAGGATATTCTTGAACCAAGCTCCAATATGTTTCGCATGCATCTCTTCTCTGAGAAGATCCTCCCAGTTTTTTAATCTTTCCTAGAAGATCATTATGGCAAGCATCTGATGTCAATGAACTGTGCATGCCATAAGCTAATTGTTGATACATAAAAGAACtataaacaggaaggatttatgaTGCCTTAAGTGAGAAAAAAAGTAGCTGACTGTTTAATGTGAAAAGTGCAGAGGGATCTGGAACTCAGACACAAAAGAGCATTACGAGAACATCGAATTGAGGTATCAAGGATTGACAAAATGGCTGATGGAGCAAGAGCCCTTgcagaagaaaggaaaagaaatggtGAATCAACAACAATGGAGAAGGCAAACAAGATGCGATCCACAGGGAAAGTTCCTCATACATGCTTCTGCTTCTGAAATATCAGCAATTGAGTAGAAACTGCACATGCCTAGGGCACTTCATCTGTACAATCAAAAGGCAATTAGCTTGTGAATCTTCCTTCACTCTTTATATGAAATTTGACTTGAGTAGATTGAACAGCTCATCTATCTTGGTGTAAATATGTACACTATCTATATTATGCAAATTAGCAACTTGAACCAATGCGGAACTTCAAATATGCTAGCGAAAGTAGAGAATGTCTATGCAACAAACAGAACAAACTAAGTTTTACCAAAAAAACTGGTTTAACCTCATATGTCAAATATAATATCTTCATTAGTCctgcatcggaagtgggcaagaaTAAGATTGACTTACAAAGGTCTGATGAGTGAACTACTGTCAATGGACTATACCTCATATGTACCGTGTTAGGATTTGATTTGAAGCAGTTAAATATTTAGAATTAGTGTCTCCTTTAATTTAAGAATAGAAAGAAACATATGACAGTTAATTGTTTATGCTTACAAGCCTAAGACAATCTCCAAGTTTGTTCTGTCAGTTCAGAAGACGATACGAACCAGTGTGACACCTTTTAGCATATTCTATCGAAGTATATAATGTAATTCAACTAAACAGATACTACTCTAGCATTTGTTGCTGCAAAAGAAACTGATCGAGAAAGAAGACCATGTATAAGGGAAACTTACATCCTAAGAGCTTAGGAAGTTCTTGTAAGATCCACTCTAAAGTGCAGGATTGTCCACTTGACAATTCGTCATACCCCAATGATCATAGTACCCCACGAAAATGCATACCGCCTAGGCATTTCATCGAACAAAGGTCTCCCCTCGCTTAAAAATCCAGACTCGCAGTATTCCGTAACTAGGATGTTCCAGAGATGAAGCTTCTTCTTCCCCGACCTCCTACAAACCCTATGCGCCTCGTCCAATAAGAAGCATTAACCATATACATCGATAAGATGGTTGCAGGTGAAGGAGTCCTGATCAGAGCACGTGGCGACGATCATTCGGGCGTGGAGCCGCCGCGCGGTGATTAGGGTCTCCGTGGCGGCGCAGTGTTCGAGAACGGCGACGAAGCAATCCGGGTGAACCGATCGGCAGAGAACCAGCAATCGGATTGCGTCCTTCGGGCGACCAGCGGCAGCGAGGGATTGGATGAGCAGGGATTTCGGAGGTCGGAAGCGGAGAACGGCCCGCGGATAGGCGGGAGATCTCATGGGGTTTTTGggagctgagagagagagagagagagagagagagagagatttgattAGGCAAAGAAATTGGGAATTTAACATATAACCCCCTACAGCTCATAATAGATGACATTTGGTAGAGCGAAGTACTGGGAATATTTCATGTAAACCCCTTATATTCCTTAATATTTAAAGTTCATCCAGCGGTATGCATTGATGGTTATTTTTGGACTTCTATTGTAAGACGCGCAGCAATTCCGGAATAGTCAACGATAGTCAAGGAATAATAAAAGCAAGTTCCTTTTATAATGCAAGTTTTGTTGGTTGATTTCATGCTAGAAGGCAATTGCATTGGTTCCATCAAAGCAATGGGGATGCTTTTTTGGctagtttatttttttattttaattttcataaaatgtCCCTACTTATTTATGAAGTTGTTGAAATGGATATATTCATTATTTGAAAAGGTCTTTGAtagtctatgtttctttttaGTTGATTGAACCCGAACTAAACTATTGAAGTGTGATTTTGATTTAGAACTATCAAACTATTGATCAATTCAATTCTGATTCGTATCAAACAGAAAATGTGACAACCACTTTACCACCATTTAGTGTTGCAAAAGATATCACCAATTTATTCAATAGGATAATCGATAGAATAatggaggaagaaggagaagatcgAAGGGGAGAAGCTTGATTTATCCCaaagttcttccctcttcttACGTGCAAGTAAttacattctttttattttttttatttttgtttcataatttttttaaatttcataatgatgagttcaagttcatcatcacttgagcttatgctcgagtgattttttttgtttgatatctaaaatcctttctattttttgaaaaataattatcaagttcttcacgtgtattgcacATCATTTAAATTCTTCGATCAAAATAGTACGAGGCTACTCCTTATCATCAATATTCTCCCCTTAAGTGTAGAATCTCTGCATCCAAATGTGtcaacaaaaaaatttaatgctTCGAGGTTGCATGTTGTTGTCCCAACATACACTGTCAGTGCCACAAATGCACACTTCGGAGCTACTTTTATGTCATGCATACAGGTGGAGACATGTTCTCTGTCACATAAATACCATTAAACAAAAGCTCTTGTGGAATAACATCTGTTCCTGCACAGGTGGAAACAAAACATTATCTTCTGCTCTAAGGAATCTCCACAAAGACATGTTGCAGTGTGGAATCTGGTGGCGGTGGGACCTCACAGGTTTTGTCCTGCTTTGTGCTTGCATCTTTTGGAAGGTGAGTTGGAGTTTTGTGTCAAGCCTGGAAAGCCATCACTTCATCTTCACTCGGAGGAAGAAGGGAAGCCAAGATGTTGGAAGGCAAGGCAATGATTCAGGAGACAGACATGCCTGTGAAGATGCAGCTCCAAGCCATGTCCTGTGCCTCAGAAGCCCTTGACCTCTTTGATGTCCTCGACTGCAAGAGCATGGCTGCCTACATCAAAAAGGTATCTATCTCTTTGTGCAGTCCACCATCATCATCTCTGCCTCTCTCTTGTTCCTCCAGCATCAACTGTTTTGGTTGTTCATGTGGTAGGAGTTTGATCTTAGGTATGGCCCTGGATGGCAGTGTGTGGTGGGTTCCAACTTTGGGTGCTTCTTCACTCACAAAAAGGGCACCTTCATCTACTTCTGCTTGGAGACACTCTATTTCCTCATCTTCAAAGGTGCTGCTGCTTGAGCTATCTAACCATGTACATCACTACTTTGGAATCCAGAGGAGCTTTTGGAAGCCTTGAATCCTATTCCATACTGGAGGTACTCTTCTTACTGTACCTCACATCCCAGTTTAGGATTTCATGACTTAGGTCATCCAAACATGTAATCAGGGTTATGATCAGTAAAGTTCTTATCCAGTTCAGAACCAGCTTACTCCAATTTGGTATCAGTGATGTTCTGTATTCTCCAACAAATTTGCACTTTAGTCCACTAATTTTTCTTACATTTGTTGAAGACATGAGATCACAGTCAATACCAAGTTTCATGCCGAGTCATCGATCGAGTTCTTTCGATCTCTGAATGACTAAGATAAACTCTGTTTAACCAAAATCAGATCAATCTATTCATATTTTGTATTGTCTATGCTGATCCCATTCATATCTTAAAGAAAGGGTAGCAAGGGTATGAAAATGTTCATCTAAGCCATCAGACATCCCACCAACCTATCGCATAAAACAGGCAAAATGGAAGACAGCCTCCAACAATTCGTAGGCTCACAAGACAATCGGTAAAAGTGCACAACTAGAACTATAAGAAACTTGAACAAATGATTTGGTTCCAGAAAATATTTACAGTTTCAGGGCTTACTAGAGCAAAAACTGCCACAACAAGTCTGATCAAAGTAAGGGCATGCAGCCAAATACATAAGATAACAGAGAAAAATTCAGATAAAATGAGGGAAACTTAACCGACCAGCATGGGCTTCATATTGAAGGTAAGAAAAGAGGGAAGAAAAGATCACTGGAAACATATGAATATTATGGACCCGGCACATAGACATCTTTAGAGGACAAAATTGGCATCAACATACAAACAAGAATCACTAATTAGCACTTGGCTGAAGCAGCAAATTGCCGCTGGCATATGGTATTGAAAACCTTTAAGTAGTGTGGAGGCTAGGATCGCTTGCTTCTCCTTAAATTTGGAAATCAATTACACAGTTATGTAGCTTCTCCGCAGCTTCGATGTCAGAGATGACTGTATGCAATTCGTTAGCTTTGCAGTCAACTTTACATCTGAGGGAACTTCTAGATGTCTTCTTTGAGTGTTCTTTGGATGCGACACAATTCTTTGCTTCAACATATGAAGCAGCAGGATTGCTACTTGTGTTCGGAACACATGATTCTGtttaagaaaatatcttcttATGTCAATAGATGATAGCTTCTCTGGTTATGCTCATTGTTTGATAGATTTGCTATATCTGCTACTTGCCAATAGTTGATTGGATATTTATTTGGAAAACAACAGGTTACATGGTGGTGAAGCTTAAGTTTAACTGAAATCTTTCACTACAGGGAAAATCCAGACTACGGGCAGAAACTTCCATGCAAAAAAAATGAAGTCTTAGGTGGAACTTCAGTATCATTTTCCCTATTCACCTAATCTTTCTTGCATACAAATTACCAGTTCACCTAAGCTGTTCAATCACATTCTAACAACAATGTCTCCTAGGTTATGACCCTTCAGTGTATTAGTTCCTGTACTCCATTTCCCGGGATTGCTTGAACCTCTAAACCAAAAGCAACAACAATTCTTTTCCATACCATCTTTTTTAATCCGATCATACTTTGAGGCCTGACCCTTGCTTCACGGTCTTTGAGCATTTTTTTCATATTCTTCATTTGGAATTGTCTTATGACTAGTACTCCTAGAACTCACTATATTAAGACATACTTATCATACTCTAGATATAGAATACTGTTTTAGGCAAAATGCAGATATAGAATCACTGCAGAACTTGGCATGATAGTACCAAAGTATCCATGAAATCAAGGAAGAAACAAAATGCTTATTACCTCTAGGAGGATTTGATGATTCTTCTATCGCCTTGTGGGCACGTGTTACACACAACCAGGTTCGTTCCCTCTCCTGCTCTTGGACGGTTGAGATGGGAATATGCCAATGGCCTCTCTCATTTTCCTGattgtttcagaaaaaaaaaatcttgatcagTACTCGTAACTCATTCCATCTGTAATTTTGAGTCGTCGTATGGCTTTGCATTCAAGTAAAATCTTGATCATTACTCTTAACTAATTCCATTTGTAATTTTGAGTCGTCATACAGATTTGCATTCAAGTAACAAGGAAATGTTATTTGATGGCCTCTTTTATGTCTGCCAATTTTTTCCAAGTAAAAATGTACCGCAACTCTAGACAATACTTTATTTCATTAATTGGAGAATGCATCTTTAGAATCATATCTGAACTGTTAAATACGTTTGAGGCTTGCAATATTAGGGTTACATTCCTCTTCCAGTATCATGTAAATATAGTTACCAAATAAGCAGAAGACGATCTATAAGACTAGAAAAGATCCTTGTGCTAAGTTGAATGCTAACAAAAAAAATTTGAGCTCCTACAACTTGCATTTTAACAGATGTAGCACATTTGACTGTTTATTTCTCTTAATTCTCTTTTTTATCCCTTCATTCAGTTAGGGGATCAAACCTGAATAACAATGGAACACGGAGGTGGCATATCAAACTCAAAGCTTCCTTCGTGAAAACTGAAATGTACCTATCACAGGGTAAAGCGATCATGTCGTTAGATCGATCACCAGAGTCTCACCACATCAACAAGCTATCAAAACAGGGGATGTTCCAGTCCTCCATGGCTAGAACTGGTGGAGAGAAGCTAATAAGATGTGTGCATGCAAACTGCAGGAATTTTAAGATCAGACATCCACCAACCATGCAGTGTTAATTGTGAGTCTATAACTTGGCATCACATGCAACTCATGTATTCGGCATTCAATGTGGTCTTTGCTATTTGTCTCTATCACAGATTAACAGATACAATGAGGCTTATCTAAGAAATGCAAAGCTCCAAATGTTGGAAAGCTCTTTGCTTACCTGATGCCTTTCTTTCCATCTGGGGAAGAAATCATTCCCTAAAACCTGGAATATATGGTCTCTCATCTCATCATTCGTCACGATTAAGCATTTACATTTTATAGCTGCATATAACCAGTACCTGAACCATATGTTATTACCTATGATGATTTGTTTCAGAAGAACAAAAGATCAGTAACATCTCAAAAATAAACATGAAAGAACAACTGAGAAGCCAAATACTTCTTCCAAATCATAGTCTCTTATC contains:
- the LOC135650746 gene encoding remorin 1.4-like, whose translation is MSDIKDASNIEFVTAVGAAAHAVTLQEEEEDLLNQNKTIDQLMHPTAKVKSEREDSMNKPTDSSRLSRWFEAKAGRQSGSSRFERGQRQTGRQNPSTTKPTASFSKKENGGKRTTDSTRMETKVDAWERAKMDKIRKRYDKMKSIILEWQNEKKLKAKRRMERKERDLELRHKRALREHRIEVSRIDKMADGARALAEERKRNGESTTMEKANKMRSTGKVPHTCFCF
- the LOC135651270 gene encoding uncharacterized protein LOC135651270 gives rise to the protein MLEGKAMIQETDMPVKMQLQAMSCASEALDLFDVLDCKSMAAYIKKEFDLRYGPGWQCVVGSNFGCFFTHKKGTFIYFCLETLYFLIFKGAAA
- the LOC135650745 gene encoding uncharacterized protein LOC135650745, producing the protein MMHAKSESDVTSLAPSSPPRSPKRATYYVQSPSRDSHDGDKSSSMQATPVYNSPMESPSHPSLGRHSRTSSASRFSGPFRSSSGRKGYRKRVNEKGWPECDVIQEEGSYDDLDDDKGLSRRCQIILALLSFILLFTVFSLIIWGAARPYKPDVIVKSLSMDDFYAGEGTDTTGVPTKMVTVNCSLKISVYNTATMFGIHVTSSPIQLMFSEITIATGEVQKYYQPRKSHRTVSAILHGEKVPLYGAGAGMALSSTGGQVPLTLDFDIISRGDVIGKLVRVKHRKHVSCQLVVDSSKNKPIKFARNSCTFV